The Methanofervidicoccus sp. A16 genome has a segment encoding these proteins:
- a CDS encoding class I SAM-dependent methyltransferase encodes MERVIEYYNTLAREYDRIYKDTKYMRSIEYKVLEDEIKKDYLILDVGCGTGEHLIFLRDYNIIGMDISIEMARRAKGKSGKFVVVGDVQYLPFKSGSFNCVISFFGALNHVQINRALKEIRRVLVKGGVFIFTLANLYHLRWIIKSLLRRGWKKTVKAIKKRRGDITKVINGRKIRVSTRFYTLKEIEDLLEKHNFHIKYTFGTYITNSPLDTILYKTFLKYFGGYIGAVVVKK; translated from the coding sequence ATGGAGAGGGTGATAGAGTACTACAACACCTTAGCCAGGGAGTACGACAGAATATACAAAGATACAAAATATATGAGATCTATAGAGTATAAGGTACTTGAGGATGAAATTAAAAAAGATTATTTAATCTTAGATGTAGGATGTGGGACTGGGGAGCATTTAATATTTCTAAGGGATTACAACATAATAGGGATGGATATCTCCATAGAAATGGCTAGGAGAGCCAAGGGGAAAAGTGGAAAATTTGTAGTTGTAGGGGATGTACAGTACTTGCCCTTTAAAAGTGGATCCTTCAACTGTGTGATCTCCTTCTTTGGGGCTTTAAATCATGTACAGATAAACAGGGCACTTAAGGAGATAAGAAGGGTTCTTGTTAAGGGAGGAGTATTTATATTTACATTGGCCAACCTCTATCATCTAAGATGGATAATTAAATCCCTTTTAAGGAGAGGGTGGAAAAAGACTGTAAAGGCCATAAAAAAGAGAAGAGGAGACATTACAAAGGTTATAAATGGAAGGAAGATAAGAGTCAGTACCAGGTTTTATACATTGAAAGAGATAGAGGATCTCCTGGAAAAGCATAACTTCCATATAAAGTATACCTTTGGTACCTACATTACAAACTCTCCCTTAGATACTATACTATACAAAACCTTTTTAAAGTACTTTGGCGGTTATATAGGTGCTGTAGTTGTTAAAAAGTAA